The Bacteroidota bacterium nucleotide sequence GACAAAAGCACGTGCGCTTCGGATGTACATTGAGCCGATTATTACACGCGCTAAAGTTGATAACACGCACAACCGCCGGCAGGTCTTCCGCTTGTTGCAGAACAAACACGCTGTAAAAGAGCTGTTTGACGCAATTGGTCCAGAAGTAGGCGATCGCCCAGGTGGGTATACCCGCGTGATCAAGCTAGGACAGCGTGGTGGTGATGCGGCTGAAATGGCAATCATCGAACTGGTCGACTACAACAACGAGCGTCCGGAAGGCAGCAAGTCTGGCCCAAGCAAACGCAAAACGCGCCGTTGCCGTCGTGGCAGCAGTGCCAAAGCAGCCGCTACAACAACTGCCGCCGCCGCTGAAGAAGCTGTAGAGGATGCCGTTGAAGAAACCACAGCCGCTGTTGAAGAGGCTGCAGAAGCTGTTGCTGATGAAGCAACAGAGGCTGCTGAAGATGCCACTGACGCTGCTTAAGAAGACAAAAAATAAAGGCTAGCAGGCTGAGCTAAATTTTATTTTTTCACGAATAGTAAAAAAACGCTACCGAAAGTCTTTCGGTAGCGTTTTTTTATTCTTTCCACGATCCTGGCTGTGACGATTTCTAAATCGGAACTGACCAATCATCTTGAGTTTAATGTAGTATGATTGAAGTCTCCGATATTTTAAAGAATGCGGATATTCATATAGAACCGGAGTATGAGCAGAAAATAGAGGACTTGCTGGCGTTGTGTCGCAAGCATCTCTTGTCTGTCAACGAAGAGCTTATCACGCGCGCTTTCCGATTGAGTTACTGGGCACATCGTAACGATCGCAGAGCATCCGGTGAACTATACATTAACCATCCGCTGGCCGTAGCTGGCATTGTCGCTA carries:
- the rplQ gene encoding 50S ribosomal protein L17, with the protein product MRHQKKGFKLGRTSAHRKATLASMSHALIAHKRITTTWTKARALRMYIEPIITRAKVDNTHNRRQVFRLLQNKHAVKELFDAIGPEVGDRPGGYTRVIKLGQRGGDAAEMAIIELVDYNNERPEGSKSGPSKRKTRRCRRGSSAKAAATTTAAAAEEAVEDAVEETTAAVEEAAEAVADEATEAAEDATDAA